The DNA segment TGCCCTAAACTTTGGAGCATAAAAAAAGAAGTGAAACTCTATCGTTGCACTTCTTTTTTAAAAGGGTTTAGAGGATTACTTTTTTTCTCCTTCCTCTTCCGTATCAGCTTCTGAAGTTTCTTCTTCAACAGACTCATTTTCTGCAGTTACTTCTTCAGAACTTTCTTCGCTAGCAACCTCTTCTTCCGCTGCTACAGCTTCTATTTCCTCTTCAACAACTGTTTCTGTAGCCTCAGCGGTTGCTGCTTCAGTAGCTGCCTCTGGTGCATTCGATTTCTTAGTTCTTCGAGTTCTCTTTTTCTTGGTAGTTTTACCTTCGGGCTGAATGTCATTGAAATCTACTAACTCAATCACAGCCATTTCGGCTCCATCGCCTTGCCTGAATCCGATT comes from the Balneola sp. genome and includes:
- the rplQ gene encoding 50S ribosomal protein L17 translates to MRHKVKGRKLSRTAAHRRATMRALATALVREHRIVTTVAKAKELRRFIEPLITRAKEDNHLNRKEVFSSLQDKETVKALFAEVGPKAKDRPGGYTRVIKIGFRQGDGAEMAVIELVDFNDIQPEGKTTKKKRTRRTKKSNAPEAATEAATAEATETVVEEEIEAVAAEEEVASEESSEEVTAENESVEEETSEADTEEEGEKK